In the Acidobacteriota bacterium genome, one interval contains:
- a CDS encoding AAA family ATPase codes for MRIAQLEIKNYRSIKHLSINCGDLVTLLGPNNHGKSNLLTALEFGLTTSAKPVELDFFAGRAGPKKGTVISWFFSALAVELSEKLTITFFLR; via the coding sequence ATGAGAATCGCACAATTGGAAATAAAGAACTATCGAAGTATCAAACACCTGTCCATCAATTGTGGCGACCTCGTCACGTTGCTCGGTCCTAACAACCACGGAAAATCTAATCTGCTCACCGCGCTTGAATTTGGATTGACCACATCGGCAAAACCCGTTGAGCTAGATTTCTTCGCTGGTCGTGCAGGACCCAAGAAGGGGACTGTCATTTCCTGGTTTTTCTCCGCTCTTGCCGTAGAACTTTCCGAGAAGCTGACAATCACTTTCTTTCTGAGGTAG